A part of Planococcus sp. MB-3u-03 genomic DNA contains:
- a CDS encoding OsmC family protein, producing MALHSFHLTADWPGNRNDVGTIESGNLKTQISIPPEMDGPGVGTNPDEMLLGAAATCYIITLAAMMERSKLEKESLTMESEGIVEVENGVITYKKIIHRPKVVLSAEAGEKEFKLAHKLAEKAESSCMITRAIQGNVAVELEADITKA from the coding sequence ATGGCTTTGCATAGTTTTCATTTAACAGCAGACTGGCCCGGCAACCGGAACGATGTCGGGACAATCGAATCGGGGAATTTGAAGACCCAAATCTCGATTCCACCGGAAATGGACGGCCCGGGGGTCGGCACCAATCCGGACGAAATGCTGCTCGGTGCGGCAGCGACCTGCTATATCATCACGCTCGCCGCGATGATGGAGCGCAGCAAACTTGAGAAAGAGTCGCTGACGATGGAGTCGGAAGGAATCGTTGAAGTCGAAAATGGCGTCATCACCTATAAAAAGATCATCCACCGCCCGAAAGTCGTCTTGTCGGCGGAGGCAGGGGAAAAGGAATTCAAACTGGCGCACAAACTCGCGGAAAAAGCGGAATCTTCCTGCATGATCACGCGCGCCATCCAAGGAAATGTCGCAGTCGAACTGGAAGCCGATATTACAAAAGCATGA
- a CDS encoding carbohydrate kinase family protein: protein MEANRHVLTYGDAFVDYIATTKNNDLFDLYLGGATVNVSAGVSRLGVPSAFITITGDDEISDFFCQALQAEGVDLTHSIKRPEKRISGVYIHLTETNDRVFASYDNETPDLQVKADELAGKAFESASLFHFCSGTLFHPEARETTAQALELAKSHDVICSYDVNIRPLRWESEELCRQTVLRFLPHADILKLTVEELLFLMEADSMEAGIERLKAYGLPVVFVTDGEHGTHAVFKEETIHVPVVPVKPVDTTGAGDAFMAGIIRHVHLNGMPKNRQQLIACADFGNKLGALCATRAGAITAMPRSEDMEDWE from the coding sequence ATGGAAGCTAACAGGCACGTCCTGACTTACGGCGACGCGTTTGTCGATTATATCGCAACCACCAAAAATAACGATCTGTTCGATCTGTATCTCGGAGGCGCCACCGTCAACGTCTCTGCCGGCGTCAGCCGCCTCGGGGTTCCGTCAGCATTCATCACGATCACCGGGGATGATGAGATTTCGGACTTTTTCTGCCAGGCGCTGCAGGCGGAAGGCGTCGATTTGACGCATTCAATTAAACGTCCGGAAAAGCGCATCAGCGGGGTGTATATTCATTTAACAGAAACGAACGATCGCGTCTTCGCTTCCTATGATAATGAAACGCCTGATTTGCAAGTAAAGGCAGACGAACTGGCGGGTAAAGCGTTCGAATCGGCGAGCCTGTTCCATTTTTGCTCAGGGACGCTGTTCCATCCGGAAGCGCGTGAAACGACGGCGCAGGCTTTGGAATTGGCGAAGTCTCACGATGTAATTTGTTCATACGATGTCAATATCCGGCCGCTGCGCTGGGAAAGCGAGGAGCTGTGCCGCCAGACCGTCCTGCGCTTTTTGCCGCATGCGGACATTTTGAAACTGACAGTCGAAGAATTATTGTTCCTCATGGAAGCTGATTCAATGGAAGCAGGCATCGAGCGCCTGAAGGCTTACGGGCTTCCTGTCGTTTTTGTCACGGACGGGGAACATGGCACGCACGCTGTATTTAAAGAGGAGACGATCCATGTGCCGGTTGTGCCGGTCAAGCCTGTGGATACGACAGGCGCCGGGGATGCGTTCATGGCAGGCATCATCCGTCATGTCCATTTAAACGGCATGCCAAAAAACCGGCAACAACTGATTGCTTGCGCAGACTTCGGCAATAAGCTGGGGGCCCTTTGTGCAACACGGGCGGGAGCCATCACAGCGATGCCGCGAAGCGAAGATATGGAAGATTGGGAATAG
- a CDS encoding MetQ/NlpA family ABC transporter substrate-binding protein has translation MKKLTWILAASALALAACGGEEADTGTTEGGEASKDIKLGATAGPYSDMLNEAIVPALEEKGYTVETIEFSDYIQPNNALNNGEIDANLFQHTVYLENFETENDMDLSALITVPTAPMGVYSNEFDSLDAVSDGATIAIPNDPVNGARALLMLQDEGLVELDPEAEVLQASERDVTENPKNLVFQPIEAGQLPRAVEGTDLAAVPGNFALAADMDLLDALALENMPDQYRNVVAVAADNEDSELAADLVEIVESEEFETVIDEQFEGFGKPEWMAE, from the coding sequence ATGAAGAAACTCACATGGATATTGGCAGCGAGCGCGCTTGCACTGGCCGCATGCGGCGGAGAAGAAGCGGACACAGGAACGACGGAAGGCGGCGAAGCGTCGAAAGACATCAAGCTCGGCGCGACTGCCGGCCCTTACAGTGACATGCTGAACGAAGCAATCGTCCCGGCGCTTGAAGAAAAAGGCTATACGGTCGAAACGATTGAATTCAGCGATTATATCCAGCCGAACAACGCATTGAACAACGGGGAAATCGACGCCAACTTGTTCCAGCATACGGTTTATCTGGAAAACTTCGAAACAGAAAACGATATGGATTTGAGCGCATTGATCACGGTACCGACCGCGCCAATGGGAGTCTACTCCAATGAGTTCGATTCGCTGGATGCGGTATCTGACGGAGCGACAATCGCGATTCCGAACGATCCTGTCAACGGTGCGCGGGCATTATTGATGCTGCAGGACGAAGGATTGGTCGAGCTTGATCCGGAAGCGGAAGTGCTCCAGGCTTCTGAGCGCGATGTAACGGAAAACCCGAAAAACCTCGTATTCCAGCCGATTGAAGCGGGGCAATTGCCGCGTGCAGTTGAAGGCACAGACCTTGCCGCGGTTCCAGGCAACTTCGCATTGGCTGCGGATATGGATTTGCTTGATGCGTTGGCGCTTGAAAACATGCCTGACCAGTACCGCAATGTCGTAGCCGTTGCAGCGGACAATGAAGACAGTGAACTGGCGGCGGATTTGGTGGAAATCGTCGAGTCGGAAGAATTTGAAACGGTCATCGATGAGCAATTCGAAGGCTTCGGAAAACCGGAGTGGATGGCTGAATAA
- a CDS encoding methionine ABC transporter permease yields the protein MGIEWGRIIELWPEIQVAFYQTLIMIGISLGVALVIGLPLGILLFITDRGLFWENRPVNSVIGFVVNIVRSIPFIILLVALIPLTQLITGTTIGPVAASVSLSVAAIPFFARIVETALRDIDKGVIEAAIAVGATPWMIIKDVLLPEAKASLIQGITLTVISLIAYSAMAGVVGGGGIGDLAIRFGYYRYDNTIMIVTVVILIVLVQLIQQAGDFTAKKLDKR from the coding sequence ATGGGAATTGAATGGGGACGAATCATCGAATTATGGCCGGAAATTCAAGTGGCGTTTTACCAGACTTTAATCATGATCGGCATCTCGCTTGGAGTGGCTCTTGTCATCGGTTTGCCGCTGGGCATTTTATTGTTCATCACAGACCGCGGCTTGTTCTGGGAAAACCGCCCGGTCAATTCTGTCATCGGATTTGTCGTCAACATCGTCCGGTCGATTCCGTTCATCATTTTGCTGGTGGCGCTCATCCCGTTGACGCAATTGATTACCGGCACAACCATCGGCCCGGTCGCAGCGAGCGTTTCCTTATCGGTTGCGGCGATTCCGTTTTTCGCACGCATTGTGGAAACGGCGCTCCGGGACATCGATAAAGGCGTCATCGAAGCGGCGATCGCGGTCGGTGCCACCCCGTGGATGATCATCAAAGATGTGCTTTTGCCGGAAGCAAAAGCGAGCCTGATCCAAGGCATCACGCTGACAGTCATCAGCCTCATCGCCTATTCTGCGATGGCGGGCGTCGTCGGGGGCGGCGGCATCGGCGATTTGGCAATTCGCTTCGGTTATTACCGTTATGATAATACGATCATGATTGTCACGGTCGTCATTTTGATCGTGCTCGTCCAATTGATTCAACAGGCAGGCGACTTTACAGCCAAAAAACTCGATAAACGATAA
- a CDS encoding methionine ABC transporter ATP-binding protein — translation MIQIEQLSKTYQTKHGTVKGVDDVTLEVKTGEIFGIVGYSGAGKSSLIRCINLLERPTSGTVKVGGQDLTKLRGDGLRKARLKIGMIFQHFYLISQKTVAENISFALRAAGTPSKKIGPRVDELLEMVGLSDKRNVYPAQLSGGQKQRVGIARALANEPAVLLCDEATSALDPNTTLSILRLLKDINRKLNITIVLITHEMNVVKEICDRMAVMQGGRVIEEGRVYDIFADPKTALTKEFISSVVSFNVPEEILKKCDGTIVKVLFKGEVAGDGIISDMLQSYPVKGNFLHGAIEYIQELPLGIFVMELKGAQADVSQAIHYLEQREAIVEVMEHGN, via the coding sequence ATGATTCAAATCGAACAACTGAGCAAAACTTATCAAACCAAGCACGGCACGGTGAAAGGTGTCGATGATGTGACGTTGGAAGTGAAGACCGGTGAAATTTTCGGCATCGTCGGCTATTCCGGCGCCGGAAAAAGTTCCCTCATCCGCTGCATCAACTTGCTTGAGCGGCCAACATCAGGCACCGTGAAAGTCGGCGGTCAGGACTTAACGAAGCTGCGTGGCGACGGATTGCGGAAAGCGCGCTTGAAAATCGGCATGATCTTCCAGCATTTCTACTTGATCAGCCAAAAGACGGTCGCTGAGAATATTTCCTTCGCCCTTCGCGCAGCAGGAACACCGAGCAAGAAAATCGGCCCACGCGTCGATGAACTGCTCGAAATGGTTGGCTTGTCGGACAAACGCAATGTCTACCCGGCACAGCTGAGCGGCGGGCAAAAGCAGCGCGTTGGCATCGCCCGTGCACTCGCCAATGAACCGGCTGTGCTGTTATGTGACGAAGCAACATCTGCACTCGACCCGAATACGACTTTATCGATCTTGCGTTTATTGAAAGACATCAACCGCAAGCTTAATATCACGATTGTATTGATTACGCATGAGATGAACGTCGTCAAGGAAATTTGCGACCGGATGGCGGTCATGCAAGGCGGGCGTGTCATCGAAGAAGGCCGTGTCTACGATATCTTTGCCGATCCAAAGACCGCTTTGACGAAGGAATTCATCTCGAGCGTCGTGTCGTTCAACGTGCCGGAAGAAATCCTGAAGAAATGCGATGGCACGATCGTCAAAGTATTGTTCAAAGGCGAAGTCGCTGGAGATGGCATCATTTCCGATATGTTGCAAAGCTATCCGGTCAAAGGGAATTTCCTGCACGGGGCGATCGAATACATCCAGGAATTGCCCCTCGGCATTTTCGTCATGGAATTGAAAGGCGCTCAAGCAGATGTGAGTCAGGCGATTCACTATCTTGAGCAGCGCGAAGCAATTGTGGAGGTGATGGAGCATGGGAATTGA
- a CDS encoding carbon-nitrogen family hydrolase, with product MKIACVQMDIDFGEPETNFQRVKNYLEEAAENGAELIVLPEMWNTGYALTQLDELADSNGRTADFLKQFAKEHSVHIVGGSVSTKKEGGFYNTMYVADNTGALVSEYDKAHRFGLMDEHIHLEEGQSLGTFELDGETFGGVICYDIRFPEWLRAQVLNGAKAIFVPAEWPAARIDHWRILLQARAIENQCFIIAANRIGSDPKNEFGGHSMVIAPWGEVRMDMGQEQGIGYTEIDLSEVDEVRGRIPVFDDRRVPLYKKFEKSH from the coding sequence ATGAAAATCGCTTGTGTGCAGATGGATATCGATTTCGGAGAGCCCGAAACGAATTTTCAGCGTGTAAAAAACTATTTGGAAGAAGCGGCAGAAAACGGCGCGGAGCTCATCGTCCTGCCAGAAATGTGGAACACCGGGTATGCGTTAACGCAGCTGGACGAACTCGCGGACAGCAACGGCCGAACCGCAGATTTTCTGAAACAATTCGCCAAAGAGCATAGCGTCCATATCGTCGGAGGTTCGGTCTCTACAAAAAAAGAAGGTGGCTTCTATAATACGATGTATGTGGCCGACAACACAGGCGCGCTCGTTTCAGAATACGATAAAGCACATCGCTTCGGCTTGATGGACGAGCATATCCATCTCGAGGAAGGGCAGTCGCTCGGCACATTCGAATTAGACGGTGAGACTTTTGGCGGCGTCATTTGCTACGACATCCGCTTTCCTGAATGGCTGCGCGCACAAGTGCTGAACGGCGCGAAGGCGATCTTCGTGCCTGCGGAATGGCCGGCCGCGCGCATCGATCATTGGCGCATCCTGCTGCAGGCGCGCGCAATCGAGAATCAATGCTTCATCATTGCCGCGAACCGGATCGGCAGCGACCCGAAAAATGAGTTCGGCGGCCATTCGATGGTCATCGCGCCGTGGGGGGAAGTCCGGATGGATATGGGGCAAGAACAAGGCATTGGCTATACCGAGATCGATCTTTCGGAAGTAGACGAAGTGCGGGGGCGCATTCCGGTATTCGATGACCGCCGCGTTCCATTGTACAAAAAGTTTGAAAAATCGCATTGA
- a CDS encoding purple acid phosphatase family protein: protein MVSYSDDCGRAAFQLGERHTEAAEGALEIGAAHLMEGQRQAFQSHLSSSLLFMDRGFLSSEADDSYPASHIAFAPGSDESEMNFSWYSPSTTRPGQVQYAKVSSGTEDFPENAAVTVDASLKNATYGYSAHETVITQLENETDYLYRLGDGRGNWTQAFHFKTKDPSSYEFVMVADPQIGASGDIAEDQRGWERTLRQAIDRSPDSSFILSAGDQVDARYSEKEYAAYFAPEPLRNYPTATTIGNHDDTYHYAYHFNVPNENWELGNYDNSGGDYYFSYGDTLFMNLNSNSQNPEEHIQFMEETAEATAGRDWKWKILVFHHSIYSAAAHSQSEVVLNLRDQLVPTIDELGFDAVLMGHDHSYVRTYQMENFQPLKNHMMQGDAPVNPEGTVYITGNTASGSKFYGMQTEREPYSAVREQWGVPTYMNIQVEPTRLRFETYRTDTEELVDGYEIIKDPSIETVVPALEKVELEANSTVLATEENSFYPEVELNLKGENVEGGQYDISPDSVTYRTSSDGIQIKDGKVLAAEGADPGKVEVFAEVKDGDKVWESNAIEFELVAHEEIGLLEAGSEWRYLDDGSDQKQDWIEADFDDSDWAQGAGPLGFPEDEERPEFGAVETLVGFGGDETEKIALTYFRAAFEVEDAEDIGDLGYVEFGVDDAVILYLNGEEIMRFNMPETGEFGFEDYQEAVSDEDFGSEDRIERIYLDEEALAHLKDGENVLAAQVHQDDRFSSDLYWDLEMVVNKK, encoded by the coding sequence ATGGTTTCTTATAGCGATGATTGCGGGAGGGCGGCTTTTCAGCTGGGTGAGAGACACACAGAAGCGGCAGAAGGCGCACTGGAAATCGGGGCGGCGCATTTGATGGAAGGGCAGCGCCAGGCTTTTCAATCGCATCTTTCCAGCTCGCTGTTGTTTATGGACAGGGGCTTTTTGAGTAGCGAAGCGGATGATTCATACCCTGCGTCCCATATCGCCTTTGCACCTGGAAGCGATGAGTCGGAAATGAATTTTTCGTGGTATTCGCCGAGCACAACACGTCCTGGCCAAGTGCAATACGCAAAAGTTTCTTCCGGGACCGAGGATTTTCCGGAAAACGCTGCGGTAACGGTCGATGCATCGTTGAAAAACGCTACTTACGGCTATTCTGCCCATGAAACGGTGATCACCCAGCTCGAAAATGAAACGGACTATCTGTACCGTTTAGGGGATGGACGTGGCAATTGGACGCAAGCTTTCCATTTCAAGACTAAGGATCCTTCGTCATATGAATTTGTGATGGTTGCTGATCCGCAAATCGGCGCGTCTGGTGACATTGCAGAAGATCAAAGAGGATGGGAAAGAACTTTGCGTCAAGCAATTGACCGCAGTCCTGACTCGAGCTTTATCCTCTCCGCAGGCGATCAGGTTGATGCCCGCTATTCCGAAAAAGAATATGCGGCTTATTTCGCGCCTGAACCGCTGCGCAATTATCCAACGGCGACCACTATCGGCAACCATGACGATACCTATCATTACGCCTATCATTTCAATGTCCCGAATGAAAACTGGGAACTCGGCAATTACGATAATTCCGGTGGTGATTATTATTTCTCTTACGGGGATACCTTGTTCATGAATTTGAATTCCAATAGCCAGAATCCGGAAGAGCATATTCAGTTTATGGAGGAAACGGCTGAAGCGACTGCCGGGCGGGACTGGAAATGGAAGATACTCGTTTTCCATCATTCCATCTATAGCGCTGCTGCACATTCGCAAAGTGAAGTGGTGCTAAACTTGCGCGATCAGCTCGTGCCGACCATTGACGAACTCGGCTTTGATGCGGTATTGATGGGGCATGACCATTCCTATGTGAGAACTTATCAGATGGAAAATTTCCAGCCTTTGAAAAATCACATGATGCAAGGCGATGCACCGGTCAATCCGGAAGGCACCGTCTATATTACAGGGAACACGGCGAGCGGCAGTAAATTCTATGGCATGCAGACAGAACGCGAACCGTATTCAGCGGTACGCGAACAATGGGGTGTACCGACTTATATGAATATCCAAGTGGAGCCGACGCGTTTGCGCTTTGAGACCTACCGAACGGATACGGAAGAACTGGTCGATGGATACGAGATCATTAAAGATCCGTCCATCGAAACGGTCGTGCCGGCGCTTGAAAAAGTGGAACTCGAAGCGAACAGCACCGTGCTGGCTACCGAAGAGAATTCTTTCTATCCGGAAGTGGAATTGAACCTTAAAGGAGAAAACGTCGAAGGCGGGCAATACGATATTTCGCCTGACTCGGTCACGTACCGCACGAGCAGTGATGGCATCCAAATAAAAGACGGAAAAGTCCTGGCAGCAGAAGGTGCGGATCCTGGAAAAGTGGAAGTGTTTGCGGAAGTAAAAGATGGCGATAAAGTGTGGGAAAGCAATGCGATTGAATTCGAATTGGTGGCACACGAAGAAATCGGACTGCTCGAAGCAGGCAGCGAGTGGCGTTATCTGGACGATGGCAGCGACCAGAAACAAGACTGGATTGAAGCCGATTTCGATGACAGTGATTGGGCGCAAGGCGCTGGCCCGCTAGGCTTTCCGGAAGATGAAGAACGGCCGGAATTTGGCGCTGTGGAAACGCTCGTCGGCTTTGGTGGGGATGAGACCGAGAAAATCGCATTGACGTATTTCAGAGCCGCATTTGAAGTGGAAGATGCGGAAGATATCGGCGATCTCGGCTATGTGGAATTCGGTGTTGATGACGCGGTCATCCTGTATTTGAACGGAGAAGAAATTATGCGCTTCAATATGCCGGAGACTGGCGAGTTCGGTTTTGAGGACTACCAGGAAGCGGTGAGCGATGAGGATTTCGGAAGCGAAGACCGAATCGAGCGAATCTACTTGGATGAAGAGGCCCTTGCCCATCTGAAAGACGGCGAGAATGTGCTGGCTGCCCAAGTGCATCAGGATGACCGTTTCAGTTCCGACCTGTATTGGGATCTGGAAATGGTGGTTAATAAAAAATAA
- a CDS encoding S26 family signal peptidase → MFSSPDCYYVLGDNRGNSTDSRVLGFIQKQDVIGEVKFRFAPFRSSDSWNKR, encoded by the coding sequence ATTTTCAGTTCCCCGGATTGCTATTATGTCCTTGGTGACAATCGCGGCAATAGCACGGATTCCCGCGTGCTGGGATTTATCCAGAAACAAGACGTGATCGGTGAAGTGAAATTCCGCTTTGCGCCTTTCAGGAGTTCAGATTCGTGGAATAAACGATAA
- a CDS encoding acetamidase/formamidase family protein, giving the protein MKTLPAQDVIYAFSNTHDPSLRIAAGDTVKINTFDCFKNQLQSSDQEVAAIDWNQVNPATGPIFIEGAEIGDVLKVEIKDLEIGEQGVMVTGPDLGVMGHRMEKMESKIIPIQNGKAVFNERLQLPLNPMIGVIGVAPEGEPVSCGTPGAHGGNMDTKLITKGATLYFPVAAEGALFALGDFHAAMGDGEISVSGIEVPGSATVQFDVIKGNHLKHPLLENEEGLAFLVSAMTLDEAVSTAVEEMIDLLLPQSDLSVSEMTMLMSAAGETQISQVVDPLVTARFFVPYHVLQGLNFRLFA; this is encoded by the coding sequence ATGAAAACATTACCTGCACAAGATGTCATTTACGCTTTTTCCAATACACATGACCCGAGCCTGCGGATAGCGGCCGGCGATACCGTGAAGATCAATACTTTCGATTGCTTTAAAAACCAACTCCAGTCGAGCGATCAGGAAGTCGCAGCCATCGACTGGAATCAAGTGAATCCTGCGACAGGGCCGATTTTCATTGAAGGAGCCGAGATCGGCGATGTCTTGAAAGTGGAGATCAAAGACCTTGAAATCGGCGAGCAAGGTGTCATGGTCACCGGTCCGGACCTCGGCGTGATGGGCCACCGGATGGAAAAGATGGAATCAAAAATCATTCCCATCCAAAACGGCAAGGCGGTCTTCAACGAGCGCTTGCAGCTTCCGCTGAATCCGATGATTGGCGTCATCGGCGTTGCACCGGAAGGCGAACCCGTTTCATGCGGCACGCCGGGTGCACACGGCGGCAACATGGATACGAAACTGATTACAAAAGGCGCAACCCTTTATTTTCCCGTTGCTGCTGAAGGCGCGCTGTTTGCACTTGGTGATTTCCATGCCGCGATGGGTGACGGAGAAATCAGTGTTTCCGGCATTGAAGTACCGGGCAGTGCCACTGTCCAATTTGATGTCATTAAAGGCAACCATTTAAAGCATCCTTTGCTCGAAAATGAAGAAGGCTTGGCGTTTCTCGTCTCAGCGATGACTTTAGACGAAGCCGTTTCCACTGCGGTCGAGGAGATGATCGATCTGTTGCTGCCGCAATCCGACTTATCCGTCAGCGAAATGACCATGCTCATGAGCGCAGCCGGTGAAACGCAGATCAGCCAAGTGGTCGATCCCCTTGTGACGGCGAGGTTCTTTGTTCCATACCATGTACTGCAAGGGTTGAACTTCCGTTTATTTGCGTAA
- a CDS encoding SEC-C metal-binding domain-containing protein: MVGRNDPCPCGSGKKYKKCHGKQQTVSINDLVNEELFQVRQQFFSENPNRDQLTDFRALQQEWQPRLMKSMAENDAQAFVIENFLFMQKPELWENFLSKQIEQTQRPTTQEVLEQWPNFHVFLGQLVSGDTEKAELKDAFTGETYVMADQPPTDMEEDQGLLAILLPDARAGEQGILFLNGYLTIVGKFAPFFEQLQKRIEEKGASANEDYLREHYLEVVEHIVQYSTGAVEESIELSPEHQSVMDELKKHIDEADFDEETVTNVTSILNSYLVSQQPTVQKPEALVAGYWRFLQDHELIQGPMLSAKDLSEKFGVSSSTILKRSKEFGSYFEELLAKK, encoded by the coding sequence ATGGTAGGAAGAAATGATCCGTGTCCATGTGGCAGCGGAAAGAAATATAAAAAATGTCACGGGAAACAACAGACAGTTTCCATCAATGATCTGGTGAACGAAGAGCTGTTCCAAGTCAGACAGCAATTCTTCTCGGAAAACCCGAACCGTGACCAGCTGACGGATTTCCGCGCGCTCCAGCAGGAATGGCAGCCGCGCTTGATGAAATCGATGGCGGAAAACGATGCACAAGCTTTTGTCATCGAAAACTTCCTGTTCATGCAAAAACCGGAACTATGGGAAAACTTCCTGTCTAAGCAGATTGAACAGACGCAGCGCCCAACAACGCAAGAAGTGTTGGAACAATGGCCAAACTTCCATGTATTCCTTGGCCAATTGGTTTCAGGGGATACAGAAAAAGCGGAATTGAAAGATGCCTTTACCGGCGAAACTTACGTCATGGCAGACCAGCCGCCGACGGATATGGAAGAAGACCAAGGGCTTCTTGCGATTCTTTTGCCGGATGCGCGCGCAGGCGAACAAGGCATCCTGTTCTTGAACGGCTATTTGACGATTGTCGGCAAATTCGCCCCATTCTTTGAGCAGCTGCAAAAACGCATTGAAGAAAAAGGCGCCTCCGCGAACGAAGACTATCTTCGCGAGCATTATCTCGAAGTGGTCGAGCATATCGTCCAATACTCGACAGGCGCTGTCGAGGAAAGCATTGAGCTTTCCCCGGAGCACCAGTCCGTTATGGACGAATTGAAAAAACACATCGACGAAGCGGACTTCGATGAAGAAACCGTAACGAATGTGACAAGCATCCTCAACAGCTATCTGGTCAGCCAACAGCCGACCGTCCAGAAACCCGAAGCACTCGTTGCCGGCTACTGGCGCTTCCTGCAGGACCATGAACTGATTCAAGGGCCGATGCTTTCTGCAAAAGACTTGAGTGAAAAATTCGGCGTTTCGTCCAGCACGATCTTGAAACGCTCTAAAGAGTTCGGTTCTTATTTCGAAGAACTGCTAGCTAAAAAATAA
- a CDS encoding DUF421 domain-containing protein translates to MFEITWDSFIRIVTVGVLAYIGLLIFLRTSGKRTLTKLNAFDLVVTVALGSTLATILLDSKLSLWEGLTAFAVLIVLQYLITFTAVRSKSFNKLIKSEPRLLFSEGEFLAQAMRDERIKDIEIMQAVRNSGEGDLQNVKAVILETDGSMSVITNQAGSALANVKENAKKDPL, encoded by the coding sequence ATGTTTGAAATCACTTGGGATAGTTTTATCCGAATCGTCACGGTAGGTGTTCTGGCGTATATCGGGTTATTGATATTCTTAAGAACCTCTGGCAAACGAACCTTGACGAAGCTTAATGCCTTCGACCTCGTCGTGACCGTCGCTTTAGGGTCGACTTTGGCGACCATCCTGCTCGACAGCAAACTGAGCCTATGGGAAGGCCTTACCGCATTTGCCGTCCTCATCGTCCTGCAGTATTTAATCACGTTTACGGCAGTGCGTTCGAAAAGCTTCAATAAACTGATCAAATCAGAACCGCGGCTATTGTTTTCGGAGGGCGAATTCTTAGCACAGGCCATGCGCGACGAACGCATCAAAGATATTGAAATCATGCAGGCAGTGCGCAATTCAGGCGAAGGCGACTTGCAGAATGTTAAAGCTGTCATTCTCGAGACCGATGGCAGCATGTCGGTCATCACCAATCAAGCAGGCAGCGCGCTTGCCAACGTTAAAGAGAACGCAAAAAAGGATCCCTTGTAG
- a CDS encoding acyl-CoA thioesterase, whose protein sequence is MEAKPMRESRTIQTKLVLPPDTNHMESIFGGKVLAYIDEIAGISAMKHASRHIVVTASIDSVDFLSSAKVGDVLELEANVTSTGRTSMEVYVRVKSKNLETGEERLTTESFLTLVAIGENGKPTPVPPVYPETEGEKLFFESAPARREHRKQRVKTPR, encoded by the coding sequence ATGGAAGCGAAACCTATGCGTGAATCACGGACGATACAGACAAAGCTGGTGCTTCCGCCTGACACCAATCATATGGAATCGATTTTCGGCGGGAAAGTGCTCGCCTATATCGATGAAATTGCCGGAATCTCGGCCATGAAACATGCGAGCCGCCATATCGTCGTGACGGCTTCGATCGACTCGGTGGATTTTCTGTCGTCTGCAAAAGTTGGCGACGTTCTGGAATTGGAGGCGAACGTCACATCTACTGGCAGAACGTCGATGGAAGTGTATGTGCGCGTCAAATCGAAGAATCTGGAAACCGGCGAAGAACGTTTGACGACCGAGTCATTTTTGACGCTGGTCGCAATTGGCGAGAACGGAAAACCGACGCCGGTACCGCCGGTCTATCCTGAAACAGAAGGCGAGAAGTTGTTTTTCGAATCAGCGCCTGCGCGCCGGGAACACCGGAAACAACGCGTGAAAACGCCAAGATAA